TGCTGCCTCCTCTTTAGACTGTAAGAATATTGGTGGCAGAGGGGGTGCCCAACCCAGGGTTTCCTCATAAGAAGGAGTTTGCAGAGTTAGTTTCATTGAGTGGGAAGGAGTTGACAagagacgaaaaaaaaaaaaaaatcactgaacagATAAATTAAGGTGGATGTAAACCTGGGACAAGAAGCCCAAACCATTTCAAGTGATGTCTGAAGACAGAGCTAAAGGAGGGTGGGACAGGGAAACTCTGCAGCCAAGGACAGAATCTAGCAGAACAAGAGCCGAGGGGATTGAACGCAGGGATAGGACTGATCTCCAGAACAAAATACTTTGGGGGTATTAAAGGGTTCCTCAGGAATGGCTTCAACTTGACCCTGACTTTGATTGTAATGTCTAGGGAAGACTCAAGACTTGGGCAGCCAAGAGACCTGGTTTTAAATCCTGTTGTGCTGCTTACTAGCTGGGTGAATTTAGGTAACTTGCTTGAGCTTTCTGAGCTTTTGTTTACtcataaaagaagtaaaaatagatggaataatatatatatactcccCCACACTGCCTGGTATATTgcggtggtggttgtttagtctctTGGTCAAGACTGACTCTcgcgactccgtggactatagcccgccaggctcctctgtccatgggatttctcaggcgagaatactggagcatcaGTATTCAAAGGAAACTGAGCTGAGTGAAGACAGGTGACTGTGGAGGTACTGGGGGTGCTACGTTGGATGGGGCTGCGCTAGACACAGCCCCCCAAACCTAGAGAGCCCGCCTTGGTGATGACAGCAAGGCTGGCCTATCACCCCATGAGACTTCTTAGTCCATGTTCTGCCTGGAGGCTCCAGTGCCCGGGGCTCTGGATCAAGACAGGCCCCCAGGCTCTTGTTGACAGAGTCTTCTCCTGGGTGGCCTAAGTCACCCTGCACCCCCCCTCCTATCCCCTAGGGCTCCCAGCCCAGGTCTGCTACCTCCCAACTGTACAACCAGGTGTGAGTTGCTTTAAACTCTCCAAGCCCCAGAGTCACCATCTGTTAAAAGGgagagatgtcttttttttctttgtgggagGATGAAATGGGACAAGACTCCTACACCAGGATGAGACCATAGCAAATTCATTCTAATGAAATTGCATACACTCTCTGCTAGAAACCTGAGTTCTGCTAGTACTGAAATGCAAGGCAATTGTAAGCCTGGTCCGGTTGAGCCCAGCACTCACCTGGGGCAGGAAGACGATGATTTGATGGCGGGATGGAAGTCATGTTCCTGCACAAATATTCCACCAGGTGGCGCCATGGTATAACATTCACAGCCCTTCAGGCCAACAAGCCAAGATTGCTGGGGTCTCCAGGTCTACCCCTTCAGGCCAACAAGCCAAGATTGCTGGGGTCTCCAGGTCTACCCTGCGCAAGAGGAACAGGACTTCATGAGCCACGTCAGAGCTAAAGGAAGTCTGAAGCTGTATCATTCTTCATAGCTTCCCTCCATCTCCTTCACCTAGATCTTCATCAAGAGTGCGGTGGGAAGACAGTGGGGGAACAGGGACGGTGACAATGGTGATGCCAAGCCATGCCAGCTGCAAGGCTCACTAACCACCTCCTATGGGAGAGGCTCTGTGGCAGGGACTGTGGAGTTTTAGAGCGGAGAGGGGCCTTCGAGGAAACCCACCCATGCCACTTCATTTTTCCAGAATGGAAAGAGGCCAGCAGAGGGTAACGCCTGTCTGTCAGAGGTGGTAGAGGCCAGTCAGGCTCACCTTGGGGCTCAGCACGACTCAGGACGATGGGTTTCCGGTGAAGCCTCCACAGGTGAGGGCAAAGCCAGGGGAAGACAGGAAAGTCAATCCATCCAGCTGCAAAGGGGACTGAGGAGACCAACTGGGTGTGACTTCCTAGGCTATTCCTGCCTCACTCTCTCCTGGCACACAGAACACCCTCCCTGAGTGTCTGCTGAACGGACTGCCCTCCTGGGACAAAGATTAAACCATCCAGGGAACTTCTTCCTCCAGCCCTGAAGAATGAGGGCATTTCTGTCAGGGCCCCTATATTTCAGAGAAGCAGCCCCATGGAGTGGCTCAAGGTCAGAGCTGCAGGCCCTTGGGGGTCAACTGGGTCAACCCCTTGTGGTACAGGTGACTCCGAGGAGGGCAGAAGAGAGTCAACAACTCACTCCAATACCAAAACTCAACAAAATGAAGCAGCTTTCTATGCACTAATATGAAGCGTGTCCAGGATATACTGTTAAATTTTACAGTACGAGAAGAAAATGGATTTAATTTtccattatttatatttaaaaagaagataaaattacTACATTTGTGTTTGCAGATATTTGCATAAATAAGTTCTGGAAGGATTTAACAGATGCAAAGAACGGTAgttcaaagaaggcaatggcaacccactccagtactcttgcctagcaaatcccatgggcggaggagcccagtgggctgcagcccatggggtcatgaagagtcagttAGAGGGTGAAGGGggcaatggatggatggatgaggagggggaaggagggaggcttTGCCTGTATGCATCTGTACATTGCCTGGTCTTTGAACCATGCAAACGGATTGTTTTTcagactaaatttttaaaatattcttatggctgattcatgtcgttgtatggcagaaaccaacaaaaactgtaaagcaattatcctccaatttaaaaacacttttaaatagcttgcccaagatcatacagTGTTTCCCAGAGTTGTAGAATACTTTCACATGGCAGGGTATGAAATGATTTGAGGTTCACAAGATGATGGTAAGCAATTCACAAACAGCACTGAGTCCTCCCGTGAGAAAGCCGTTCCCTTTCCAGTTCTCTCCAGTCTTCTGAATCCATCAAGGGGAGCATCTCAGCGAGATGCCAATGGGTCTTTAACACCTCTCCAAATCCTCATAAACCACCTTTTTAACAAAGAAAGCAGGTATCAGACATAGAGCCTTGGCCGACAGCAGTGGCTATTAGCTAAGTGGTGAAAATGGAATCATGTCATTTTCTCTACACTGAATTTATTTACTAATATTTATGAGGAATGGCAAGGAACACTGGCCTTCCATTTGCAATAGTAATATGAGTCTTCCTTTTCAAATTACTTTTAAGTAAAGTTCGTGTTGCTCTAAAGAAAACTATTATGTAAACCCTAATGCCACTGCTGTGTGAGCATGGTATAATCAAGCGCTAGCCTTGTGCCAAAAACTGCTAAGAATTTCCCATGAATTTATATACTGATCCTCCTGCCAGTAGGAGGTGCAGATGAGGACATGGAGAGGCAGGGAGAATGTGGACCTTGCCCAGGGTCACTGGTTGACTGGACGTGGAGTTGGGAATTTGGCATCCAGCCCCCCGTAGGGCCCAGCAAGCAGCACAAGGAGGCATAAGCCTTAAGCCTTGGTCTCCCGTGGTGGCACCCAGCTAGACAGgctgcaggcttctctctccacctGGCTTTGGGGGGCACAGCCCTCTGCCCCCCTCATCCTTGCCTGTCCGGTCCTTCAGGGACCCTACATGAGATAATCGGATTTCTCTCCTTGTTGGTTTGCAATGAAAATGTCACATGTTCAGGAAAGCAGGGAAGAGGGCTGCACCCCATCCAGTGGCTGCGGCCCGGAGCTGGGAAGCTCTAGAGGCCCCCCAGCTAGGCAGCTCAGCTAGAATCCTTCCACCCACCCTGTGCCCTCTGCCCTCACAGAACTGATCTGATGGTCGCATGGGTGCCAGCAGGCGGTGAGGCCTTTGACCaccctgtctctctcctctctctggacACGGGCACCTCGGCCCAGTCAGGGGGTAAACTTATCCACAACCctccatcagaatcacctgggggggCTTTGTTAGCGGCAGGTTCTGGGCCACACCCCTCAGCGCATCTGAGAGTCTATGGTGAGGCCTGGGGATATGCATCTGAAACAAGTCTGTAGGTGATGCTAATGAATCCTAGCTCTAACCACGGCTCACTTAGGGGTTGAAGAGGTGGGGGATCCTCGGGTGGATTATATATgctctccagtggctcagacaggaaagaatcagcctgcaatgcaggagacctgggtttgatccctgggttgggaagattccctggagaaggaaacagcagcccacgccagtattcttgcctggagaatcccatggacagaagagcctggtaggctacagtccacggggtcgcacagagttgggcaggactgaagcgactgacacacacacagttcGCTCAGCAGTGAAGTAAGGATGACGCTGATAGAACCGATGACATTCTGGTGACAAACGACACCGGGAGCTCAGCACAGCGTCAGGCACACAGCACGTTCAGCaaacctctcctgtcctgacacgAGACAGGTAACAAGCCTCCGCTTAAGGAGCGAGAGAAGCAGCTGCATTTCTTCTCCAGCAGAAGCGGGGCGGGTGGTGACACGGGTCACAAACACCCAGCGCTGCCCCTGGGTTCTGGCTGCCTGGACATGAGGACTGCTCTGGCTGAGCCCACTGCACTGCTTCAAGGGGCAGCATCTGAGGAGGTGCAGGAGTTGGGAGCATTCTCCCCCCACGCCCCCTGTCTGTCTCCCTCACCCACTGCACCAAGCGTGATCCCCAAGGCTCTGAGCAGCAGGAGGGACCCAGACCATTACCCCTCACTGGAGATGAGCAACAAGGTTCTAGAGGCTAAGTGAGCCGTCCAAGGTCACAGACTCACAAAGCAGAGCAGAGCCTACAAACAAACAGGCTTCCTCCAGGGCCCAGCCATCCAAGGTGCGGGGCCTTCTCTGCCCTCATGGTCAGGCATCCCTGGGCAGAGGCTCTGGCCACCACAGCAGGGCTTTTCCCTTACTTCAGAGAGCTGGAGTCCTTGGTTAGAAAGCCTGGCTCCCTGCCTCTGCTAAATGGCCCAAGCAGAGTCCCAGAGCTGCCAACACTGTTTAGCTCTGTCTCAGGCTTGGTGCTTCTTCTGGGGAGACAGAGCTGTGGTCCCTACTTGCAGGCTAgctggtgggtggggaggggtagAGAGTGTAGAGCAAAGGGCTTGGAACTTGTGGAAGGGCCCAGGAGGCCGCTGGTGCTCAGAGATGGAGCAGCAACAGATGGTGGGGCCAGGagctcctccccagacagctccaACTAGGGGTTTGAAAAAGCCCCACGGGGGGACAATGGTTGTCTCCAGCCTCACAGAGGCAGCAGAGGGAACCCAGCTGTGGCTTCTGAGGCAGTCAGGCCACAAATCCAACCTGACATGGAAACACAGGGCTCGGAGGATTAGCCCTAGGGATTAGTAGAAACCTCCATTGAAATCTGCCCTCAAGGTGGCCCGGTCTGGGGGGTCCCATCATGTAGCAGGCAGGGTGGTGGGTCAGGgagcagaggagaaaggggccATGCTGTTCAGCAAACCTCCAGCTAGGACGCCCACCAGGCCAAGGCAGCCCTCGGCCTCACTCGGGCCCATCGCTGTCTGCATCTGGCCACCTCCACCTGCTTAGAACACGCCTGCAGCACGATTTCTTGGTGGCAAGGGTTTACCAAAGAACCtcatacaggaggcagagatggcTTGTATTACTAGCAGGTCCAAAGGCTGCACAACCCCAGGAGGCGCCTTCTTTCAGCCTGCTGCCTCTACGAGGCAGATTTTCAGACCCTGGACCTTGAGAAATGAGGCGGGACATTGGTTAGCAATCCGCCTGGAGCCCAAGAGGCACAGGGAAGGTGGGTTGAGGAAAGGAGGGTCAAGAGGGGCCCTTGGGACCCCAGCCCACTTCAACCACAGAAGCTGTATTGGGTCTGTGTCCTGAGTGTTGAGCTCAAGCGGCAAACAGCACTTCTTACTTCAACAACTCAGTTTTTTCAAATCCCCACTTCTTCCCTTAAGCTGGCTAGCAAGACCATGGAGAAcgggttggggtggggagtgtGCCACTGCCTCAGGGGCTGACACCGGGGCTCCTCCCAGCCCACAACCTAGCTCTTGCCCATCTGCCTCCTTCTagtgggagcagggaggagggccCTGCCTTCTCTAAAGCACTCTCAATTCTCCTCCAAGGCTGCAGGCTTTGGGAATGGAAACTGAATTACAGAAAAAGACACAGTTCTCAGTCCTGAATTTATGGACTCAGATTCATAGCCCTTCAAGGAATTTTATACGTTGAAGGTTAACCTAAGATTTATTTCTTCAGAGCTCTACAAGCCAAGAAGGCAGGGAAAGCTCAGCCTCAGGGGAAGCTGTAGGGGTCGTCCCTCCCCCAGGGCTGCTGGGCTGGAGccactgggggcggggggggaggggggggggcagGCGGCGGAAGTGGCCCCAGGAGGAAGTGCCCCAGGAGACAGCCTGGAGAGCAGCCAGGCCTGGgtaccccctcccctgcccaggcCCCAGAGGAGCCACTGGGAGCTAGACTCCTTCCCAGTctacagaaatagagacacagaagacCCTGAGAAGAAAGTCCTGTTTGAACAGCATAAAGCTCCCCTTGGGAGTGTCTGTGATAAAAGCCACCAGCTCCCTCCAGGGCACAGGGTTGGTGGGGAGAGGGTTCTGTCCCCCATAGCACACAGGCTCTCAGCAGGGACAGGAACCATCTCCACCTCTCCCCAAGTCTCCCCCACATACACCCCATGAAGGTCTGCTGCCCCGGGCTGGGCTTTCAAGAAGCACCTCCCAAACCTGCCTTCCTCCCCCAAACCACCAGACCCAGAAGGAGGACCCTAAATGAAGGGTGACAAGTCTGGTCCCCGGGCATGGGGAGCCCTCAAGCTCACCCAGCCTCTCTCTGACCTTTGATGATCAGCCCACTGAAGGCCCAGAGCCCCCAGGCATCCAGTGCCACCCCGGCCCCCCAGCAGGGCCTCCACACAGACCCAGGGCTCAACCAGCCATAGCTCAAGGCCGCTACTCACCTAAAGCCGGGCACCCTCACCCTGCGTGCACCGACTGGTCAGTGCCAAGACCTCTGCTTTCTGGGGAGAGTGTCCCGAGGTTAGAGGCCGTGAGAGCCTTGGGAGGCTGAGGGAGGGCTAAGCAGCCTCTGGTCCGAGCCCCTGGGCCAGGGAGACCTGCACCCCAGCTGTCCTGACACAGCCCACAGCCTCACTGGTTGTTCTTGTCAGAGGACCTGCCCcacgccaccccacccccaacaaggCCCACAACTAAGAGTGAGCCAGTTATCCAAGCATCAGTCAAAAGGCCCAACTCCAGGCTTTACCTGGCCCACTGCCCCTGCTCTCAGAGGCTGTAGGGAAAAGGTTAGAAACCACCTCTCAAGGTCAGTACCCGCCTCTGCCCATTTCACCAGCCCCAGCCACTCCCAAACCACCCTTACCACGTCTTCCAGATCTCCATGCAGCCGTACTACCCATGTCTTTACATGGACACACGTTTACTTAAATTTCTTTATTGAAAATGCCACCACAATAAGTAGAATACCAGTACCACGTGTCATAAATAAAAGGTAGCCAATAAAAATATACCATTAAAATGGAACGGAGCTATAAAAGTCTGGAAACTTTTCCCACTAAGCCCCAGGCCTGCTCCCTAGTAACGGGGAAGCCAGCCCGTGTTCTGGGCATGAGAACACATTGGCACCTAGCAGAGACTTTCTTCTTGGCATAAAAGGATTAGAAGAGAATTGGAAAGAGAATCCCTCTTTTGCTGTGACTTTGTGCTTAATGTCTGACACTAGCTAAACGCGTCTCAAGGGAATGAAGTGGGGACCACCCGACCCTTTGGGAATGTTGGACTAGAGGCTCCCTCTGCCTCTTGCTTAACACAATGTGCACACAGGCTCTCTGAGCACACCCTCAGGGCACCGGTGTGGAGCTCCTGCCCACGTGCCTGCTCTCACACCGAGGCCCCAAAGCTCCCCCTCCCACACGCCTGCCCCCCAGCAGCCCCTGGAGGTCACCGCTGACTCAGGTGGGACACCAGGTAGACGAGGCCCACCAGCAGGAGCCCGCGCACGCCGAGCATCATGAGCAGGAAGAGCAGCAGGATGGAGGTCACCGGCTCCACGGCGTGGTTGCCCAGATGCCAttgtgggaagcccatattcaccAGCTGCCGGTTGAGGTCATTGAAGGGGGACTGGGCGGCACCCAGCCTGGCGCCTGCCTGCTGCTGGCGGGGGCCGGGACCCCCCAGGGAGGCACCGTGGCCCCTATTGAGAAAGCTCTGcgaggtgaagacagaaagagacGAATGAATCCAGAGAAAGCTTCCCTGGAGTTGAggcactggaggcaggaggatgcCTGCCCTCCCCTAAGACCACCTGGGGCCACCCCCTCCTTCCTCAGCAATCCCCAAATGCTACCCATACCACTATGGGTAGCCCAAATGCTAGCCCAACCACTGAGTCACAAGCTCTCAGAGCATAGAAAATGCCAATCCATATTCCCTCCGTCATGTGAGAGAGAGTAGAGGAAGGAGGCAACGAGATAAGACTACAGGGCGTGGCTTCTGGGAGGACATTTTtaacctcctccttccttcttttcaacTCCTCATCATGCGGCCATGGGCTCATCTTCTCCACTTATTCTCCAGCTTCTCTCTCATCCAACAGACTCTAAAAGATGCTGGCTCCAGTAGGGACTGCTGACCAGATTAAGGGAGAGAGCTCTTGGGTTTGAAGTCTGGGAAGGCTGCCTGGAGAAAGGAGAGCTGGGGAGGCAGAGGGCTGAGAAATAAATCTACTGGGGTTTTCCCCAAGCCTTAAACCCCCAGGCTGCCCAGCCCTGCTCTCTATAAACAGGGCTTCAGTACAGAGAAGGTTAATCGCCAGCAAGGGAGCCTCTGGGATGGAAGAAGTAATTGGTACATTGGACAGGAGACCAGCTGCTCTCATCCACAGGGCTGGGTGCCTACCTGTCGAGGAGTGCTACTGCGAGGCTGGGTAGTATTCCTCACACGGGGGTCATCATCCTGCACAATTTCCCCATTGGCCAAGATCCGAACCATCCTTCCAGGCTGCACCTTTCACCAGGCCTCAAAACACCTGAAGGACAACATTCACCAAAGAGATGCTTGCTTTCAGTGGGAAAAACTGCAATTCTGGGTGCTCACATTGGTGACCCAGGCTGAGGAGATGGTGTGTCTAGTtaataaagagaagagaaacaaatactAGCTGTTTGAAAGAGTCCACTAGGAAAACTATCAAAAGGACCttcaagggacttctctggcagcccagtggttaagacttctcacttccaatgtagggggcatgTGTAAGTTCCCACTTGCTGCagggcgaaaaaaaaaaaaaggatccttggagaaggaagttttATTATTAATCACCACCGCCAGCAACAAAGGAGATGACAACTCTTGCTCATCAAGTCCA
This portion of the Capra hircus breed San Clemente chromosome 28, ASM170441v1, whole genome shotgun sequence genome encodes:
- the C28H10orf35 gene encoding uncharacterized protein C10orf35 homolog, which produces MVRILANGEIVQDDDPRVRNTTQPRSSTPRQSFLNRGHGASLGGPGPRQQQAGARLGAAQSPFNDLNRQLVNMGFPQWHLGNHAVEPVTSILLLFLLMMLGVRGLLLVGLVYLVSHLSQR